One genomic region from Fodinibius saliphilus encodes:
- the rplD gene encoding 50S ribosomal protein L4, whose amino-acid sequence MKLPIFTTEGKDSGNKAELAESIFGIEPNETVIYEDVRRYMANQRQGTSNTKERGQVRGGGRKAYRQKGTGQARRGSIRSPLLKGGGTVFGPSPRDYSFRMSKKSRVLARKSALSAKFNDDAITVVDDFSFDEPKTKKVAEILEALEIQDKKVLVLTAETDNIVYKSARNIPNVEVLEAYKPTTYQILDSEVILIQESALEVLEGSIEPAEEAVA is encoded by the coding sequence ATGAAGCTTCCGATTTTTACAACTGAAGGAAAGGATAGCGGTAACAAGGCTGAACTTGCTGAATCAATTTTCGGCATCGAGCCTAATGAAACTGTTATCTACGAAGATGTTCGCCGTTACATGGCGAATCAGAGACAAGGAACCTCTAATACTAAAGAACGTGGTCAGGTTCGAGGTGGTGGTCGTAAGGCTTATCGCCAGAAAGGAACTGGTCAAGCACGTCGTGGATCTATTCGTTCCCCACTCTTAAAAGGTGGTGGTACCGTTTTTGGTCCCAGTCCGCGTGACTATTCGTTCCGAATGTCTAAAAAGTCTAGAGTTTTAGCTCGTAAATCTGCACTGTCAGCTAAATTCAATGATGATGCAATAACTGTAGTTGATGACTTTAGTTTTGACGAGCCTAAGACAAAAAAGGTTGCGGAGATACTGGAAGCACTTGAGATACAGGATAAGAAAGTATTGGTTCTGACTGCAGAAACTGACAATATTGTTTATAAGTCTGCCCGAAACATTCCGAATGTTGAAGTGCTGGAAGCTTATAAACCAACAACATACCAGATTCTGGATTCTGAAGTAATATTGATCCAAGAATCTGCACTTGAAGTACTCGAAGGATCTATTGAACCCGCTGAGGAGGCTGTAGCATGA
- the rplW gene encoding 50S ribosomal protein L23 yields MKEVLQKPLITEKLTRLQEEGKYAFQVDKYASKTDIKRAILDRYPDVEVGKINTMIMPSKPKGRFTASGYVEGRKKVWKKAIVTLKEGEIDFFSEI; encoded by the coding sequence ATGAAGGAAGTATTACAAAAACCACTGATTACAGAAAAATTAACTCGACTTCAGGAAGAAGGAAAGTACGCATTTCAAGTCGATAAGTATGCAAGCAAGACTGATATCAAGCGTGCTATACTCGATCGATATCCTGATGTTGAGGTAGGGAAAATCAATACAATGATTATGCCCTCTAAGCCTAAAGGCCGCTTCACAGCGAGTGGTTATGTTGAAGGGCGAAAGAAAGTTTGGAAAAAAGCAATTGTAACTCTCAAAGAAGGCGAAATAGACTTCTTTAGTGAAATTTAG
- the tuf gene encoding elongation factor Tu → PGHADYVKNMVTGAAQMDGAILVVAATDGPMPQTREHILLARQVGVPQIVVFMNKTDLVDDEELIELVELEVRELLSSYDFDGDNIPVLQGSALQALEGDEEHEQAILDLMDAVDETIPTPERDVEKPFLMPVEDIFSITGRGTVATGRIERGVIQLNDEIEIVGIIEDPMDSVVTGIEMFRRMLDEGQAGDNAGILLRGVDKEDLQRGMVLCEPGSITPHKEFECEVYVLSKDEGGRHTPFFDGYRPQFYFRTTDVTGSCELPDGVEMVMPGDNVTMDVTLIQPVAMEEGLRFAIREGGRTVGAGVVTEIID, encoded by the coding sequence GCCCGGGTCACGCTGATTACGTAAAGAACATGGTAACCGGCGCCGCGCAGATGGACGGTGCTATATTGGTGGTTGCGGCTACTGACGGTCCGATGCCACAGACACGGGAGCATATTTTGCTTGCCCGCCAGGTCGGCGTCCCACAGATTGTGGTCTTTATGAACAAGACCGATCTCGTTGATGATGAGGAGCTGATTGAGCTTGTTGAACTGGAAGTTCGTGAGCTGTTAAGCTCCTACGACTTCGACGGTGACAACATTCCGGTGCTGCAAGGTTCAGCCCTGCAGGCCCTGGAAGGAGACGAAGAGCACGAGCAGGCGATTCTTGATCTGATGGATGCGGTTGATGAGACCATTCCCACGCCCGAGCGTGATGTGGAGAAGCCGTTCTTGATGCCTGTGGAAGATATTTTCTCGATTACCGGCCGTGGTACCGTAGCGACCGGACGAATTGAGCGTGGTGTGATTCAGCTCAATGATGAGATTGAAATTGTCGGAATTATTGAAGATCCGATGGATAGTGTAGTAACCGGTATTGAGATGTTCCGCCGGATGCTCGACGAGGGGCAGGCCGGAGATAATGCCGGAATTCTGTTGCGTGGAGTTGACAAGGAAGATCTGCAGCGCGGAATGGTACTTTGTGAGCCTGGCTCAATTACGCCCCACAAGGAGTTTGAATGTGAGGTATATGTGTTGAGTAAGGATGAAGGTGGGCGACATACCCCATTCTTCGACGGATACCGTCCGCAGTTCTACTTCCGTACCACCGACGTGACGGGCTCTTGTGAGTTGCCTGACGGCGTTGAGATGGTGATGCCGGGCGATAACGTAACAATGGATGTTACGCTGATTCAGCCGGTAGCGATGGAAGAAGGCCTGCGCTTTGCGATCCGCGAGGGCGGCCGCACAGTAGGCGCTGGTGTTGTAACTGAAATTATAGATTAA
- the rpsJ gene encoding 30S ribosomal protein S10, protein MATQQKIRIKLKSYDHNLIDKSAEKIIQTVKSTGAVVSGPIPLPTKKNIITVNRSVHVNKTAREQFEYRSHKRLIDILSTGSQTVDALMKLELPSGVDVEIKV, encoded by the coding sequence GTGGCTACTCAACAAAAAATCAGAATTAAACTTAAGTCGTACGATCATAACTTGATCGACAAATCGGCTGAAAAGATAATTCAGACAGTAAAATCGACGGGAGCTGTGGTATCGGGTCCGATACCGCTTCCCACTAAAAAGAATATAATCACGGTTAACCGTTCTGTTCATGTGAACAAAACAGCACGCGAACAGTTTGAATACCGGTCACATAAACGACTGATCGATATTCTCTCAACTGGTTCACAAACCGTTGATGCATTGATGAAGCTGGAGTTGCCCTCTGGTGTGGACGTAGAAATTAAAGTGTAA
- the rplC gene encoding 50S ribosomal protein L3, translated as MSSGLIGKKVGMTNVFDDDGQNFAVTVIEVEPCVITQIKTEEEDGYNAVQLSAFDRKEKSTPKPLQGHFEKAGTSPKKYIKEFRDFIPDDAELGDELNIEDVFSIGDNVDVVGVSKGTGFTGVVKRHNFSGVGEATHGQHDRQRHPGSIGQASDPARVFPGIKMAGRSGNKRTKEKNLTIARIFSESNLMMVTGSIPGPNGRFVEIYNR; from the coding sequence ATGAGTAGTGGTTTAATAGGAAAAAAAGTCGGAATGACGAATGTTTTCGATGACGACGGCCAAAACTTTGCCGTGACTGTGATCGAAGTTGAACCCTGTGTAATAACACAGATCAAGACTGAAGAAGAGGACGGGTATAATGCTGTTCAGCTTTCTGCTTTTGATAGGAAAGAGAAGAGCACGCCGAAACCACTTCAAGGTCATTTCGAAAAAGCTGGAACATCACCTAAGAAGTACATCAAGGAATTCAGAGATTTTATTCCTGATGATGCAGAGTTGGGAGATGAGTTAAACATAGAAGACGTATTTAGCATCGGTGACAATGTTGATGTCGTTGGCGTTTCTAAAGGCACAGGTTTTACCGGCGTCGTGAAACGACATAACTTTAGCGGTGTTGGCGAAGCAACACACGGTCAACACGACCGTCAGCGTCACCCGGGTTCTATTGGTCAGGCATCTGATCCTGCGCGAGTATTTCCAGGAATAAAGATGGCCGGACGAAGTGGGAACAAACGAACCAAAGAAAAGAATTTGACCATTGCGAGAATTTTCTCTGAGTCAAATTTAATGATGGTTACTGGTTCAATTCCCGGACCCAATGGACGTTTTGTTGAAATTTACAATCGATAG